Proteins from one Ascaphus truei isolate aAscTru1 chromosome 19, aAscTru1.hap1, whole genome shotgun sequence genomic window:
- the OGFOD1 gene encoding prolyl 3-hydroxylase OGFOD1: MVIVSLSFSHEVPSFCYVRPLLGSVAVYSVPFQHGVIRPFLQNSDFLEELREELLGLSFQPKSNDLYKFKQSEDLKRRKEPHIRALRRLLFEDFRLWLSDITNVELEKTVDVSCAKYDYTDTLLCHDDELEGRRFAFIFYLVPEWAATDGGSLDMYDTDEQAHPGHIVTSLVPTWNSLVFFEVSPVSFHQVSEVLCEGRCRLSVSGWFHGPSLDRPPRCPDTGLPRSPHIPHDHEILYEWLNPAYLSVGSQARIQEEFEERSEILLKDFLKPDKFHAVCAALETQSIGWELCGPPNRRCYERAGGDLPDVLARCMELLRSEAIFLLLSNLTGLRLHFLASDDGESEEGEGPSEPAQGDTAGAGQSGLSEQRERVPLCSGELRHWGYGHYTMIHDLDPARQEFALDLLLFCGCDDWKAEYGGFTSYIAKEEDEELLTVYPENNCLALVYRDKETMTFVKHVNHRSLQQETTRPNRKGFWDFAFVYYE; encoded by the exons ATGGTAAtcgtctctctttctttctctcatgaAGTCCCCTCTTTTTGCTATGTCCGCCCCCTCCTAGGCTCTGTCGCCGTGTACTCTGTCCCGTTCCAGCACGGTGTGATCCGGCCCTTCCTGCAGAACTCCGACTTCCTGGAAGAGTTACGGGAGGAGCTGCTGGGGCTGAGCTTCCAGCCCAAATCCAATGACTTGTACAAGTTCAAACAG TCAGAGGATCTGAAGAGGAGGAAGGAGCCGCACATCAGGGCCCTGAG GCGACTGCTATTTGAGGATTTCCGGCTGTGGCTGTCGGATATTACGAATGTGGAGCTGGAAAAGACGGTCGACGTGTCCTGTGCAAAATATGACTacacag ACACTCTGCTTTGCCATGATGATGAGTTAGAAGGGAGGAGATTTGCGTTCATCTTTTACCTGGTTCCCGAGTGGGCTGCGACAGACGGGGGGTCCTTGGATATGTACGACACAGATG AGCAGGCCCACCCTGGGCACATCGTGACGTCGCTGGTCCCCACATGGAACTCACTGGTTTTCTTCGAGGTCTCTCCTGTGTCTTTCCATCAG GTCTCAGAAGTGCTGTGTGAGGGAAGGTGTCGTCTCTCGGTCAGTGGATGGTTTCATGGTCCGTCCTTGGACAGACCGCCGCGCTGCCCAGACACTGGGCTCCCTCGCAGCCCCCACATCCCGCACGAT cACGAGATTCTGTACGAGTGGCTAAACCCGGCTTATCTGTCGGTCGGGTCCCAGGCTCGGATCCAGGAGGAGTTTGAGGAGAGATCGGAGATTCTTTTGAAAGATTTCCTGAAG CCGGACAAATTCCATGCAGTGTGTGCGGCTCTGGAGACGCAGAGCATTGGCTGGGAGCTGTGCGGCCCCCCAAACAGAAG GTGTtatgagagggcagggggtgacctCCCCGACGTGCTGGCCCGCTGCATggagctgctgagatcggagGCCATCTTCCTGCTGCTCTCTAACCTCACCGGTCTCCGGCTGCACTTCTTGGCCTCCGATGACGGAGAGtctgaggagggagagggacctTCTGAACCTGCGCAGGGAGACACAGCGGGGGCAGGACAGTCCGGGCTGAGCGAGCAGC GTGAACGGGTTCCGTTGTGCAGTGGAGAGCTGCGGCACTGGGGCTACGGTCACTACACAATGATCCATGACCTAGATCCCGCGCGTCAGGAGTTTGCGCTGGATCTGCTCCTGTTCTGTGGATGTGACG ACTGGAAAGCAGAGTACGGAGGCTTCACGTCTTACATTGCGAAGGAGGAAGATGAAGAG CTGCTCACAGTTTATCCAGAGAACAACTGCCTGGCCTTGGTCTACAGAGACAAAGAAACTATGACTTTTGTGAAACATGTTAACCACAGGAGTCTGCAGCAAGAGACGACACGCCCAaaccgcaagggattctgggactttGCTTTTGTGTACTATGAGTGA